Within the Arachis duranensis cultivar V14167 chromosome 10, aradu.V14167.gnm2.J7QH, whole genome shotgun sequence genome, the region TTGTTTAGTAGATTTAGTTTCACGTTTTAAGAAGGCAGATCTTTGTCTGCTACTTAATTATGTAACGAATTTTATGTTAGAAAGGTAACCTTATTCAAATGAAGATCGTTAATATCTAACTTTTAAAACATGAATTTTATATCAAGCATATGAAAGTTTGATCAACAGATAAGATAAAGAACCTGGGAATCCTTAAACTAATAGAGTACTTACACaatctatatatattatcaattaTTACAAAAACAAAATCTGGAAAAATGTTGATTAAGCCTAATTATAATTGGAGAAAAAGTAATAACAACTATCAACACAGTAAGggccatatatatacatatacatatacatatgcCTATCTAGCTAGAGTTTAAGAGATAAATCAAGGTGCTTATTATTCTTGGTCATTATATTGTCTTCTTGAGTAGTCCTAGTAACAAGATAAGCTGTGATTTCTTCATTATCTGCTGCAGAATTGAGCATGTTCTTGGCCACCTGGAATCTACCAACACTACTACTTCCAATGAGGGGAGGTGGTCTTCCAAAGCCATTTgatatatgatgatgatgatgaacaaaAGAAGGTTTGTGAATCAAGGAGTGAGCTTGAATTCCAAGTGGTTTGTTTGCACAAGCACCATAGAGAGGTAAAGATGCAATACTAGCATatctatgatgatgatgaagaaaagGGATCATAAATGGAGAGGATCCTAATAACCTATTCTGACCTCTCTTTGCAATTGATCTCTCTCTCTTGTGAGCATTTTGGTGTCCTCCAAGAGCTTGTGAACTGTAGAATTTCCTCTGGCAGTAGTTGCAAGAGAACACTCTTTGATCAGAACCTGCACAACatgtgttgttgttgttgttgtcttcAATTGAAGTAGTTTTTGAGGAATTATCCATGTCCAAACACGTGATGAGGCTCAACTCTGTGCtgcactcatcatcatcatggacATTCAGATTCAGATCCAACAAAGTAGTATCTACTTGCTCTTGCTGATGCTCCTTTTGATCTTCTTGTGAACTCTGCCATGGTTTCTTGCTTGCAATTTTATCACACCGATGATGatgaggttgttgttgttgtgtatCCATTGTTGGAATAGGTTAAGAAATGTAAACTTAGTTGATTCTCAAACACCTTTAAATGGATAACACACACACTCACTTTATTCCTTTCATATTATTTAATGAAAAATACTATAAATGAGTAATTCTAAAGTTGAGTAGTGGAAAGGGTAACAAGAAGTAACATAGTATAGTTTTGTTTGTAGGAAGAGAATTGATGGGAGATGGTGGTTTACACACACAACTTTTGACTTTGATAAAGAAAGTCCAGTACTCAACCATGTGGCTATGGCTGTATAGATGGAGACTCGTGCAATTGTATATTTGTATTTGTACTTTCATACATATTGGTCCCACATCAATTAAGTTTATGTGTTTTGGCTTCATTCGCCTGCATCAACTAAGGaccacaagaacaacaagaagctATGATGCACATCATGCGCATGCACCTTCATTGATCATCACTATCATCGTATAATAATATGAATATAATAAGGAAACAAATTATACCCAAACATTGTAATGTCATTACCGTAGAGCACCTTGTCCCCAGCTGTTGTTACATCGCTCAATAGGTGCGGTTTTTTTCTCACTTTCTGTTTAAGTGGCAAATTGCCCAATAAAATGATGAAGTGAAACACTAACCTAATCATTGCTATCGATCAAGATCTGAATCCAGTAATATATGTCagtttgattattaaaaatatgaaagtatataaaaatacataaaatatatatttttagtatatctTTTTAAAGTTACGACATTGAGACACATCTAATGAGACAcgaattttattacttttatccCATATTATGTTTTAAAATTCCAGCCATATCTTTGACCTAAACATAATCTCCTCACCCccttctccttctctctttttttcccaccttctttctcaTTCCCATCGTTACTTCCTGCGGCCGTAATTGTATATTTGTATATTCTTGTGTCTATGtttttgggatttttattttaataaattaaataaatattttatttattaaaataaataattttaaaatttattataaaaatatgtcatttatttttattttatttatactataaatgagattatttttaatatatttcatTTATACTGCAAATAAGATATGtattgtaaacgagatatatgtatttataaatataaaaatatattttttaaaaaataataaaaaatattaataatttaaattagaccaAACTCTTAAAATTAGAACATTTCAAATAATAGCGAAGATGGAcagttttataataaaaaagatgaacgattttaaaaatagaacacTATTAACACGTTTAGTTCTCCCAACAATTGAAATAAGTGAATGCACATAAATAGTACAGTTAAATTGTCCATTATTAATACAGTTATCTCTTTTCTAACTTCCCACTATTAATACCATTGCTTCTTTCACTACTTTCATCCATCCATTattatatacttttaaattttgtatgtacctttttgaatattaatatatataatttaaaatatatataattttgtatgTACTCTCATACAATAAatgaaatttgaatatataatttagatttaaaaattaatactcaagagagtagataaaaaatttaaaagtatataatAATGGTCAGTGAAAGAAGCAATAATGTTAATAGTTAGAATTAATCTTAGCATACAAGCAACTAGCatttacaagtcttacaagtgcGGAACTTACTAAAATCCTAAACGCGCTCCAATTCATACGTACAAGTCACGCGCTATATAACAGACTTTAGTTtcaatcaaaatcaattaaTGCGCGAATATCTCTCTTCCAATCTTCAAAAGATTTCCTTACCTTCTTCGAATCTATTGCCAAGTTTCTTCGTTCTCCTTCTCGCGTTCTTCCCTGGTCTTTTGGATCCTTCTTTCTTCTGCGTTTATCACTTCTTTGGTCTTCGTCATTCGCCTGAGTTTTGCAAACTGTAATGCTAGcttcattttattttgattttctggtttctgaaatcaaattttgaagtcttttattttgaagataatggatgattcaacCTCAGATTGTTAGCGCAATCACGGCAAAGTGGATTCAATCTCAGATTGTCAGCTCAATCACAGCGAagtagattttgaatttgaatcgaatgaagttcctgaggtttgatttagTTTCAGTTAATTTTGATTGTCTAGCTGAATAATTCGTGAAGCTAGATTGTGAAATTAATGCGTGAACATGATCTGTAGATTGAATCTAAtgtattaattttgattaattatctgcaatttatagcagacgctcgggtgtagatcagaactttttgggtgtatttttatggAGGTTaggtgtatttacagtttatggtttttcttgttatttttaattgactTGTTGTCGTTCGGGTGTATATCAGGAGTCCTTGGGTGTATGTTACtttgattgttattttttttatgaggtGCAGAAATTCTAtagtattttcttgtttttaacATGTTGTATTTTGCAGTttctctctgttgttgatgagCAACTTGTTCCCAAGGTAGGAATGACTTTTAAAAACCTTGAAGATGTTGCAAAATTTTACAAGGACTATGCCAAGGTTGCAGGTTTATTATATCCAGTTAAACCTCTTTCATGCTGTATCAGTGGTGCATCCAAATTCTAGCCAATATCAAGGACgtgttatgaattatcagttcagGGAACTAGCAGCAGTGGATagttttttgggtgtatagttaTAGAATATGGGTGTAAACCATAGTTTTCTTGagtgtatttttaaattttcttgtgtttgacattttacatatatatatatatatatgtattttagaATCTGCTGTTtatgttataaattattatttgttttttttattttggtataggatttagggtttagggtttagggtttaagggtttaggggcttagggtttagggataAAGCATTAGGGGATAGAGTCTGGTGTATATTTAACTTTTCTTGGGTGTAAAATGAGATTTTATGGGTCTAAAAATCAATGATTTGGGTGTATAATAGGTTgggtgatttagggtttagggtttagggtttagggtttaggatttaggttttTAAGGtctatggtttagtgtttagggtttagggtttaggtttagggtttaggatttaggtttttacagtttagggtttaaggtttagggtttagggtttaggttttaggtttttaatgtttagtgtttagggtttaaggtttagggtttatggtttagggtttagattttagggtttagggtttaggtttttagggttaggatttagtgtttagggtttagggtttaggtttttagggtttagggtttagtgtttagggtttagtgtttagggtttagggtttagggtttatgttttaggtttttaaggtttagtgtttagggtttatggtttagggtttttagggataaATCATCAGGGAGAATAGATGTTTGGGTGTATAATCAACATTCTTTGGGTGTAAAATGTTAGgttatgggtgtatatttggtttgatgttttccttcatattatagtacctgtaaatcagacattttcaatacaccagagagagtttaattatggaaaaATTTTTACTTATAATTGGATCAAATATATTTACAGCATGTGTTCAATTTCTCACAAGTGTATATAACAGTTACATTAATTAGTGTCAATATCATTAGAATCTATCTAACAAAATGGACTCAATAACAATGAGGATGGTCTGGACAGTCTTATTGCATGACTTTCGCTAATGGCTTCAGCTTTGTCTTGATTCATTTCATGGAATAGAAgacatatatttgttcttacattttttacaacttgttttttTGCCTTCCATTTTTACTAcaatgaaaaatacacccatagatatcagtcagatacacTCATAGATCAACCAGATACACACAAACCGATTTCATAAGTATTTGATGAGATCAGTTCAAAATGATGTTCAATTGACTCAAACATCGATAAATATACAAGCTCAAGCAATATTACAATGTCAAGCAATATACAGCCAAGGACAAGCAGTATTAGAACATTTGCAACAGTTgactatattaaattatatgagttcagaaatatacacccaacaaattacgccatatacacccaataatcaaccatatacacccaacacatTACGCCATATACACCCAATAAATTACGCAATATACAcacaaaaatcaattaggaGAAGAACTAGAACAAGAAGAATTGTAAAAGCTAGAACAAGATGAACGATAAAAACTTAGATCAGGCACATACACCCAAACCAATTTCATAAGTATTTAATTAGATCAgttcaaaattatgttgaattCATCGAAACATGGATAAATATACAAGCTCAAGCAATATTACAATGTCaagcaatatacacccaagGACAAGCAATATTAGGACAGTTACAACATTTGATTATATTACATGATATGGGTTCaggaatatacacccaacaaattacgccatatacacccaacaatcaaccatatacacccaacacattacgccatatacacccaacaattAACTATATACACCCATACAAATTActccatatacacccaacaaattaaGCAATATACAGCGAAAAATCAGTTACGAGAAGAactagaacaagaagaacagtaaaacctagaactACTttgaagaacagtaaaacctagaggAACTTACAAGAAGAGTAAAACCTAGAATAAGAAGAGCAGTAAAAACAGTGATATGAGATTTAGAACAAGAAGATcagtaaaacctagaagaacatagaagaacagtaaaacttagttcttcgatttcgaaatcagaaacagaaatgtgaaaaatgtaCAAGATGAGTAAAATAATAACGTACCTTGAATAATATTTCTTCGTTTTTCTGGAGATTGTTGATGGAGAGTTCTATCGTTATTATTAAAGAATAAAGATGGAGAATATAGTTAGGGAAAAAAAAGTTGAGAGTTAATCCCTAGTATTTCTTAACTAAGGAGCGAATAAATAAAACCCTTTTCTAGTTAAGATTTATTTACTACTATTATTAATGTTCGtaataattttacataataatCTATTTATGGTCAACttatcaaaacaaaatatatgtcaaaattcaatatttataataaaatttattagattAACTTAATAACAATTTTATCATTAATAAGGATAAATATTTTATCCAACCTTCACATTTTCTCCATGAAACATGGCGCATCTTAATCATTCTTAAACCTCAACTAGGCCCTTACCATTAAAAAAATGGACAGATCAAACTCCTATTATCAGATGGCAAATGATTGTCTACTGATGTGTCAAATAACAGTACTAAGTGTCGAATCTAACTCCTCTCTAATTAATAAGATTTTTAACCTTTTCACATTCACTCATTTACTATCCTCTtcactcttcttcttttcactCCTACACGCACTCACACTGTCATACACACACAACTCAAAGGAGAACACCACCATCATTAACgtttaacaacaacaaatacaTAAATGAGTGATAGAACCTTAAAAGAACAGAAAATGCAGAACCtctattgttgttattgttgtcatcattgttattgttgttgtcattgttattattgttcttcTGCCTAGTTTCAACAACAGAAGAATCTTGCATGAACCCTTGTACCATTGGAAGCACACCCACCCACTGAGCCACCAAAGGCACCACGGCTCTTAGTTTCTCTACCTCGGCACTGTCGTCAATTTGCGTTGGACCAAAGCAGGTGGTAGCAACGGCGGCGGAGATGTGAGAGATAATAGAGGTTTAGTGAGTCAGAAATTGGAGTCACCAGAGCTCTGACCACTCGTGCCACTAGTATAGCAGATTTCAGCACTGCTGGTGGTGACAATAGCACAAGAAGAGACAGAGAATGACGAGGAAGAGGAAATAGAGGTATTTTACTTGCTGATAAGTGAAGTTGGACTAGGGATTGCTGAGGTCTGGTTTAGTGAGATTGCGAGAGAGACAGGGGTAAGCTATTGAAGGAAGATGAAAGAGGGCgacaaggagaagaagaggtgGAAAAGGGAACCACAGTAGTGGTGGTGGCTACCAGTGTTGAAACTGAGGGAGAATATGGTGGTTCTGGAGACGGTGCAAtggaggaagaaaaagagaagatgaagaggaagaaatAGGGGGGAAaagaggaaaagagaaaaagaggagAGCTTTTTTTCAGAGAGAGAGTTTTTGTCCCTATAACTATTTGGAGCTGATACATCATGAAGGTTCTTAATGGcctagagaaggggggttgaatcttctTTTAAGTTGATTGATTAATCCTTAAAACCAAGAAATGATACTTTGCTTCTGTTTGTCTGCGTGATGGATTATGTAGGAGACAATTTAGTTTTGCCTCATAAATCGTAGAGAGACAAAAATAgtgtagagaagaagaagatgacacCAACATATCATGGTTCAGTTGCtttgtgcaatgcaacctacatctaGTCTCCACCACAACGTTAGTGGAATTTTCACTATACTTTCAAGTGTTATAGATACCAATTCCCTCAACAcaatcctatctgggacaaacCAAACTTCAACATAAGCTTGATATGGCTATGCAACATCCTAAGCTCTCAATACACTAAGTGCTTACCCAACTTAACAAGGGATACATCAGATATAAGATGCAAAACAGAAATACAAACAAATAGAAATCTGAAATCAATTTTTGCTTTTCTCTTCAAGTTCTTCTCTTTGTCTTTTTTCTCTATTTGGCTTTTTCAAATGCGTCACCTTTATGACTTTTCCACccaagagaaaatagagaaagataaacattgaaacaaaaatataaacagTAAACCATGAAGGAGATGATGATTCACAGCCTTGAATCCTATAAGCAGAACCAACTTCAGTACTCTCTGAGGAAGCTCTCCATCTTGGTGGAATATTCTTTTGATGTAGAAACACTATCCAAAACATTGAAATCTCACATGGAAGCTCTCTATAAAACTCATATTCTGGTTCTCTCTCCTTGCTTGCAATCTGAAGTGATTTTCCTATTTGCATGAGATCTGTTCTTCAGCTAGAGTTTTCTTCACAAGTCAGCTTCTTAAATCTAGAGCTAGCTGAggtctttcttcttcctttttctattagccccaaaaataaaaaatttgaaatcagAGACAAGTAATATAATTTTCTTGAAAACAGATCCTCATTGAACTTGATAAATATAAACCCTCAATCTTGTGCTTTGGCTCCAAGAAACAATTTTACCCATTGATTTACAACAGAGGAAAGTTGCCTCCATTTTTCTCCATATTTCCCAAAATGGAAGTGAAGAAAGAACATATCATCAAATGATTTTCTTGCATATAAATAGAAACAAATTACCTTTTTCTTCTGATTGTATTTTGATTAGACGtttgcttttctttcttttgatttGGTCCCTAATGAGAGGTAAGGCCACTTTTTCTTCTTAGAAGTATGGTGATAGAATGAGAAAGTGAGTTCCTCTTTCTTCTCTGGGTATTACCTTAAGCAACATAGCATTCCATCTTAGGGTTTGCTTTCCATTCTCTTTGATTCTTCACATGggtgaaagagaagagaggagagagcatAGATTCCTTGGTTCTTTTATGGTTCATATGGAATTTGAGTTTCATTACATAGTTAGCCACCAATATAAGTGAGTGGGCTTGGATCACCAATTGGGCTTATGAAGGTAGTATCAATTATATTCAGCCACTTATTCCTTGAAGCATATTAGTGTATGTGGACCTGAGAGTATGATTTGTATTTGGGGCAAActtgattttttctttctttcttgttttggtCAGATTGCTTGCTTTTCTTTATATTGTGCTGgttgttctctttatttggaCTTCATATTAAAGAGTGACTTGGGCCTATAACCATTCATACACACATCACAAATACAATTGGGCTTTCAACCTAAACACCAaatatttgtcatcatcaatattattaatttttcaaactcaacaatcttcCCCTTGATAACAAAGGCACCATAGAACTAACCAAGAAAGGTGAATGCTATGGTGCCTATCACTTTGTACCTAagttagtaaaaaaaaagtaaataaataatatttaataaatttttcagatttatttatcattttaaacattttattttttactttaaaaggGAAGTTAGGCAATTTAGGCACCATAACAAAGGCACCATAGAACTTACCTTAAAGGAATTGAAATAGAGGTTCAGAGACGTCCCTTTGATGATACCAC harbors:
- the LOC107470508 gene encoding zinc finger protein 1 encodes the protein MDTQQQQPHHHRCDKIASKKPWQSSQEDQKEHQQEQVDTTLLDLNLNVHDDDECSTELSLITCLDMDNSSKTTSIEDNNNNNTCCAGSDQRVFSCNYCQRKFYSSQALGGHQNAHKRERSIAKRGQNRLLGSSPFMIPFLHHHHRYASIASLPLYGACANKPLGIQAHSLIHKPSFVHHHHHISNGFGRPPPLIGSSSVGRFQVAKNMLNSAADNEEITAYLVTRTTQEDNIMTKNNKHLDLSLKL